In Leucobacter sp. CX169, a single genomic region encodes these proteins:
- the smc gene encoding chromosome segregation protein SMC has product MHLKSLTLKGFKSFAQATTFRFEPGVTAVVGPNGSGKSNVVDALAWVMGEQGAKTLRGGKMEDVIFAGTSTRGPLGRAEVKLTIDNSDGALPIEYSEVTISRTLFRNGSSEYAINGEGCRLLDVQELLSDSGLGREMHVIVGQGQLDAVLRATPEDRRGFIEEAAGILKHRRRKEKTLRKLEAMETNLTRLSDLAGEIRRQLKPLGRQAEVARAAQGIAAEARDAKARILADDIALLRRELDDLSKGDSERHSERIVLQEQLEQRQLRIQRIEQDQQGDELDGARRVTLALEASRSRLRGLASQANQRLTFLATQAEAPEQTHRLSQSSVDEAAEEAAALAALVPAAETEWTAAGVRTQQAKNALDALDEHIAAQSALVSKHDLELSKLRGQATAAAQKHDVLAAEVRRREQAVAQADTRAAEAAAALSQFEEALEAESDADALPEAGLDASYQEAQDRQAAAEVARDELRDRLHTLERERSGLDARISALASALDQRDATGQLLADATRGIRGRVADHVRVDDGYEAAVGAALGTLAEALLADEHDAAGDALEAARAGDLGRVDIVVAQSSVASGAAAIKPDDAPSVPGAVHALDVVRAPDGVLGVLARTYIANSLDSARTAAQVLRTAWGAAYTIVTRDGEVLTEYTLTGGSGLAPSRIELNADRTLAEERRAAVDREITDATAELELARDAASRAKVDAATAFARLREADARAASISQQRNKLTVRAESARSEAERVQQALTAVAGSEAESAEAAERAAHAFASVEAQPRPMLDVGERSELVSELDRRRAEEVELRLQLETMRERVRAAGERTKALTAQLAAERLAAEEAARRAVLRARQVARAEHVAAALPDLIDACDRSLNEARMNQLAAEQERAKHSQELTLLRSEDAELRERLRALTERAHGAELKSYERKLGLSSLLERAGNELGLVEDVLLAEYGPDQPVPVTPPIADVAGADRAAGEGAGGGEDDGFPDPVSSPEHATAVVESVPYVRAEQERRLAKAERRLAELGRINPLALEEFAALEQRHKFLSEQLTDLARTRADLMKIIDELDHKMEGIFAAAFADTKAAFAEVFPVLFPGGSGEIALTDPEHMLSTGIEMTVRPAGKKVERLSLLSGGERSLAAVAWLIAIFQARPSPFYIMDEVEAALDDANLGRLLEVFATLREHSQLIIITHQKRTMEIADALYGVSMRQDGISAVVGQRIGRDSAGETAGVRAADAERESVNI; this is encoded by the coding sequence GTGCATCTGAAGAGCCTGACTCTCAAGGGGTTCAAGTCGTTTGCCCAGGCCACCACCTTCCGCTTCGAGCCCGGGGTCACCGCCGTCGTTGGCCCGAACGGTTCAGGAAAGTCCAACGTCGTTGACGCCCTCGCCTGGGTGATGGGCGAGCAGGGGGCGAAGACGCTGCGCGGCGGAAAGATGGAAGACGTCATCTTCGCCGGCACCTCGACGCGCGGACCGCTTGGCCGCGCCGAGGTAAAACTCACGATTGATAACTCGGACGGCGCGCTGCCGATCGAGTACAGCGAGGTGACGATCAGCCGCACGCTGTTTCGCAACGGCTCCTCCGAGTACGCGATCAACGGCGAGGGCTGTCGGCTGCTCGACGTGCAGGAGCTCCTCAGCGATTCTGGCCTCGGCCGAGAGATGCACGTTATTGTCGGTCAAGGGCAGCTCGACGCGGTGCTGCGTGCGACGCCCGAGGACCGTCGGGGCTTCATCGAGGAGGCCGCGGGCATCTTGAAGCACCGTCGCCGCAAGGAGAAGACGCTCCGCAAACTCGAGGCGATGGAGACAAACCTCACCAGGCTCTCGGACCTCGCGGGCGAGATTCGCCGCCAGCTGAAGCCGCTCGGGCGCCAGGCCGAGGTGGCGCGCGCGGCGCAGGGCATCGCGGCCGAGGCGCGGGACGCGAAGGCCCGCATCCTCGCCGACGACATCGCGCTGCTGCGTCGAGAGCTCGACGACCTCTCCAAGGGGGACTCCGAGCGGCACTCCGAGCGCATCGTGCTGCAGGAGCAGCTCGAGCAGCGTCAGCTGCGCATCCAGCGCATTGAGCAGGATCAGCAAGGCGACGAGCTCGACGGCGCCCGCAGGGTGACGCTTGCCCTCGAGGCCTCCCGCTCGCGCCTACGCGGCCTCGCCTCGCAGGCGAACCAGCGACTGACCTTCCTGGCAACCCAGGCCGAGGCGCCGGAGCAAACCCACCGGCTCAGCCAGTCCTCAGTGGACGAGGCGGCCGAGGAAGCGGCGGCGCTCGCCGCATTGGTTCCCGCCGCCGAGACGGAGTGGACTGCCGCCGGTGTGCGCACGCAGCAGGCCAAGAACGCGCTCGACGCGCTCGACGAACACATCGCCGCCCAGTCGGCCCTCGTCTCGAAGCACGACCTTGAGCTCTCGAAGCTGCGCGGCCAGGCGACCGCGGCGGCGCAGAAGCACGACGTGCTCGCCGCGGAGGTGCGACGTCGGGAGCAGGCGGTTGCCCAGGCTGACACCCGCGCGGCCGAGGCCGCGGCGGCGCTTTCGCAGTTTGAGGAGGCGCTCGAGGCCGAGTCCGACGCCGACGCGCTGCCCGAGGCCGGGCTCGACGCAAGCTACCAAGAGGCGCAGGATCGCCAGGCCGCCGCCGAGGTCGCCCGCGACGAGCTGCGCGACCGCCTGCACACCCTTGAGCGTGAGCGGTCCGGCCTCGACGCCCGGATCAGCGCGCTCGCGAGTGCGCTCGACCAGCGCGATGCCACCGGACAGCTGCTCGCCGATGCCACCCGCGGTATTCGCGGCCGAGTCGCTGACCATGTGCGAGTTGACGACGGCTACGAGGCCGCCGTGGGCGCGGCGCTCGGCACACTCGCCGAGGCGTTGCTGGCCGACGAACACGACGCCGCGGGCGACGCCCTCGAGGCCGCCCGGGCGGGCGACCTCGGACGGGTCGACATCGTAGTGGCGCAGAGTTCGGTTGCCAGTGGCGCAGCCGCGATCAAGCCCGACGACGCCCCGAGTGTCCCGGGCGCGGTGCACGCGCTCGACGTCGTGCGCGCCCCCGACGGGGTGCTCGGCGTACTCGCCCGCACATATATTGCCAACAGCCTTGACAGCGCGCGTACTGCCGCGCAAGTACTGCGCACGGCGTGGGGCGCCGCGTACACGATCGTCACCCGCGATGGCGAGGTGCTTACCGAATACACGCTGACCGGAGGCTCTGGTCTCGCCCCCTCACGCATTGAACTCAACGCGGACCGCACGTTGGCAGAAGAGCGCCGCGCGGCCGTCGACCGCGAGATCACTGACGCGACCGCCGAGCTCGAGCTCGCCCGCGACGCCGCCTCGCGGGCCAAGGTTGACGCGGCGACGGCGTTCGCCCGGTTGCGCGAGGCCGACGCGCGCGCAGCCTCCATCTCCCAGCAGCGCAACAAGCTGACCGTGCGTGCCGAATCGGCTCGCTCCGAGGCTGAGCGCGTGCAGCAGGCGCTCACCGCGGTGGCCGGATCCGAGGCCGAGTCGGCCGAGGCCGCAGAGCGCGCCGCGCACGCCTTCGCGTCCGTCGAGGCGCAGCCGCGCCCCATGCTGGACGTCGGTGAGCGGAGCGAGCTGGTGAGTGAACTCGACCGCCGACGTGCCGAGGAGGTGGAGCTGCGTCTCCAGCTCGAGACGATGCGCGAACGAGTGCGCGCCGCGGGTGAGCGCACGAAGGCGCTCACGGCCCAGCTCGCTGCCGAGCGACTTGCGGCGGAGGAGGCCGCGCGGCGTGCCGTGCTGCGTGCGCGTCAGGTGGCACGCGCCGAGCACGTCGCGGCCGCGCTACCCGACCTGATCGACGCCTGCGACCGTTCGTTGAACGAGGCACGGATGAATCAGCTCGCCGCCGAGCAGGAACGAGCGAAGCACAGCCAGGAGCTCACGCTGCTGCGCTCGGAGGACGCTGAGCTGCGCGAGCGGCTGCGCGCCCTCACCGAGCGCGCTCACGGCGCTGAGCTCAAGAGCTACGAGCGCAAGCTCGGCCTGTCCTCTCTCTTGGAGCGCGCGGGCAACGAGCTGGGCCTCGTGGAGGACGTGCTGCTGGCCGAGTACGGCCCGGATCAGCCCGTGCCGGTGACCCCGCCGATCGCCGACGTGGCTGGCGCGGACCGTGCGGCGGGCGAAGGCGCCGGCGGCGGCGAGGACGACGGCTTCCCGGATCCTGTGAGCAGCCCGGAGCACGCGACCGCTGTGGTCGAGTCTGTGCCGTACGTGCGCGCCGAACAGGAACGCCGCCTCGCGAAGGCCGAGCGTCGTCTCGCCGAGCTCGGCCGCATCAACCCGCTCGCGCTCGAGGAGTTCGCGGCGCTCGAGCAGCGGCACAAGTTCCTCTCCGAGCAGCTCACCGACCTGGCGCGCACTCGCGCCGACCTCATGAAGATCATTGACGAGCTCGATCACAAGATGGAGGGCATCTTCGCGGCCGCATTTGCCGACACCAAAGCGGCATTCGCAGAGGTCTTCCCGGTGCTCTTCCCCGGCGGATCGGGTGAAATCGCCCTCACGGACCCCGAGCACATGCTCTCGACCGGCATCGAAATGACCGTGCGGCCGGCGGGCAAGAAGGTCGAGCGGCTGTCGCTTCTCTCAGGCGGCGAACGCTCGCTCGCGGCGGTCGCCTGGCTCATCGCGATCTTCCAGGCCCGCCCCAGCCCGTTTTACATCATGGACGAGGTTGAAGCGGCGCTCGACGACGCAAACCTCGGCCGGCTGCTCGAGGTGTTTGCGACGCTGCGCGAGCATTCGCAGCTCATCATCATCACGCACCAGAAGCGCACGATGGAGATTGCTGACGCGCTGTACGGCGTCTCCATGCGACAGGACGGCATCTCCGCGGTGGTCGGTCAGCGCATCGGGCGGGACTCCGCAGGTGAAACTGCGGGCGTGCGCGCAGCTGACGCCGAACGGGAATCTGTCAACATCTAG
- a CDS encoding TetR/AcrR family transcriptional regulator, protein MSARREELLDLAESLLETEGLEGFGIGALARAASIKPPSLYKHFSSAQDIEHALISRGFLELSVRLHGATPAGSGSLATPTTHFDAFASAYRSFARERPQRYRLMTERPLVRAALVPGAEQAAMSELLAFFGETEDSHDRSRAAWAAAHGMVSLELSGRFPPGADLEAAWQVIGRAF, encoded by the coding sequence ATGAGCGCACGCCGCGAGGAACTGCTCGACCTCGCCGAGAGCCTGCTCGAAACCGAGGGGCTCGAAGGCTTTGGCATCGGCGCACTTGCCCGAGCAGCGAGCATCAAGCCGCCGAGCCTGTACAAACATTTTTCGAGCGCGCAAGATATCGAGCACGCCCTCATTTCTCGGGGCTTCCTGGAACTATCCGTGCGGTTGCATGGCGCAACTCCAGCAGGATCCGGCAGCCTCGCCACCCCCACCACACATTTCGACGCGTTTGCCAGCGCCTACCGCTCGTTCGCGCGTGAACGCCCCCAGCGATATCGCCTCATGACCGAGCGGCCGCTCGTTCGCGCCGCCCTGGTGCCAGGCGCCGAGCAGGCAGCGATGTCCGAACTGCTCGCCTTCTTTGGCGAGACCGAAGATTCGCACGATCGCTCTCGTGCCGCCTGGGCGGCCGCGCACGGCATGGTGAGCCTTGAGCTCTCGGGTCGTTTCCCGCCCGGGGCCGACCTCGAAGCCGCATGGCAGGTGATCGGTCGCGCCTTCTGA
- a CDS encoding DUF4260 family protein translates to MNLARFLWLIPSSLLLAALIFLCIRAGWPAATVAIVFAILPDLTLIGAFAGGGRLKPERVRAYNLAHSPGPPLVLFAISLVLLFIGGFWPLAVLASAWLLHISVDRVAGYGLREPDGTIRPVGVPRAAVR, encoded by the coding sequence ATGAACCTCGCTCGATTTCTCTGGCTCATCCCCTCGAGCCTGCTCCTTGCAGCACTCATCTTCCTGTGCATCCGCGCTGGATGGCCCGCAGCTACTGTCGCGATCGTCTTCGCGATCCTGCCCGACCTCACCCTCATTGGCGCCTTTGCCGGCGGCGGGCGGCTCAAGCCCGAGCGAGTTCGGGCCTACAACCTGGCGCACTCCCCCGGACCGCCTCTCGTCCTGTTCGCAATCTCACTTGTCCTGCTGTTCATCGGCGGTTTCTGGCCGCTGGCCGTTCTGGCATCAGCCTGGCTGTTGCACATCTCAGTCGACCGGGTCGCAGGCTACGGCCTGCGTGAGCCAGACGGCACCATTCGACCGGTCGGTGTACCGCGCGCCGCAGTGCGATGA
- the ftsY gene encoding signal recognition particle-docking protein FtsY, with translation MAQSSSWSLGGAFKRLFNASEEITEDTWDDLETALITADFGPDISESIIDQLRADVDRHRVTDARELRRMLRENLEERLSAFDPTLKLTERPAVVLVVGVNGVGKTTTIGKFAKYLTTFDRKVIVGAADTFRAAAVEQLATWTERAGVDLVRPQQAGQDPASVAFQTVQRAQEGGYEIAIIDTAGRLQTKGGLMDELTKVRRVIEKLAPISEVLLVLDATTGQNGLAQAEAFIEHAGVTGLVLTKLDGSAKGGFVLAVQQRTGLPIKLIGQGEGINDLTGFTPHVFAQQLVGGSE, from the coding sequence ATGGCACAGTCGAGTTCTTGGTCCCTGGGCGGCGCGTTCAAGCGGCTCTTCAACGCGAGCGAAGAGATCACCGAAGACACCTGGGACGATCTCGAGACGGCGCTCATTACCGCCGACTTCGGCCCCGACATCTCCGAGTCGATCATTGACCAGCTGCGCGCTGACGTCGATCGCCACCGCGTGACCGACGCGCGCGAGCTGCGCCGCATGCTGCGCGAGAACCTCGAAGAACGCCTCTCGGCCTTCGACCCGACCCTCAAGCTCACCGAGCGCCCCGCCGTCGTGCTGGTGGTCGGCGTCAATGGCGTCGGAAAGACCACCACGATCGGCAAGTTCGCCAAGTACCTCACGACGTTCGATCGCAAGGTCATCGTCGGGGCCGCCGACACCTTCCGCGCGGCGGCGGTCGAGCAGCTCGCGACCTGGACGGAGCGCGCGGGCGTCGATCTCGTGCGGCCCCAGCAGGCCGGGCAGGATCCTGCCTCGGTGGCGTTCCAGACGGTGCAGCGGGCGCAGGAAGGCGGGTATGAGATCGCGATCATCGACACCGCCGGGCGGCTACAGACGAAGGGTGGCCTGATGGACGAGCTCACCAAGGTGCGCCGCGTCATCGAGAAGCTCGCGCCCATCTCGGAGGTGCTGCTCGTGCTCGACGCAACCACCGGCCAGAACGGGCTCGCGCAGGCGGAGGCATTTATTGAGCACGCGGGCGTGACGGGTCTCGTTTTGACCAAGCTCGACGGCTCGGCCAAGGGCGGCTTCGTGCTTGCGGTCCAGCAGCGCACCGGCCTCCCCATCAAACTCATCGGGCAGGGCGAGGGAATCAACGACCTCACCGGCTTCACCCCGCACGTCTTCGCACAGCAACTGGTGGGCGGCTCGGAATGA